AAAGTGCCATAAATGTATTTTTCTTTCAAGATTTCTGTATCTATAAGCCACAAAACAAAAAAGTGTAGATTAAGGAATGTGCACGTCACACTGGACTTGTGTTCCCTTCAAATATCTGAGGTTTTTGAATTGTTTTCACAGAAAAACAAGAACTGATAAAATTTCTTAATTCCAGTGGAAAAATAGAGGCTTCAATCTAATCATCTTGAACAAAATTCTTCAATTAGTTATTTGAAGCATTCTGTATGAGATACCAATTTCTTTTGGAAACCTATTTTTAAAGGTTTATGGATTGGCATGTTAGCTTTCAAAAGAGTCATAATGTACATAAGGATGCCACACAAATTACAGATAATCAAATTTAAACAAAATTAACAATTTAACCTGGTATCCAAGAGAAACATTTTGCAACAGGATAAAAAATATTTATGGTTTCAATAAAATGAAATAGATTAAGCTTTATAAACCCATTCAAACTCTCTTCAAAACAATATGTTAATGAAAGTAAAATATCACCTGGAATATCGGCAATCCCTGTTGGAGCCGACTCACTTTGTGTAGAACTGAATGGAACAGACTTGTAGTTCGGCTCTGGGGAAACATTTGTGTAACTGTAATCAGAGGAAGAAGGGCTATTCATGTCAGGTTGGAAAGTTGAAGGAGATGATAATGTTTGGTCTTCTCCAGTGCTCTCTGAAAAGTCAGACTTCGGATATGAATGTCTGCAACACAAAACATTTACTTTAAGGCTTCACCAGAAAATATGATCCACATTTTAAGCCAAAACtagccaatggaaaaaaaatctctCAATAACTATGCTCATATACTCTTCATGAAACACAATTTATTATAAAATATATTGTTATATTGGTTAGCATGCCTCATACTATATGCGAACTAGTTTCAAGAACAATGCAATGTAATAGTATAAAACATGTAAAACATGGCTTGCGTGACAGAATGGCACGTCTTTGTGACATGTAGACATGAACGGATCTGCTAACCAGTCTCTCCATTATCACTTCATTATTACACCATCAGCTCTTTAATAACACAATGGAATATAAAAAATATCTTGCATCCGTTCCCAAGTCAAAGAAATGGAAAAACATCCCTGCAAAGCTGTCAAATACTATCCATAAAAAAGCATTTCAACCTCTCAGGATTGTAAAATATCTACTTTAGCAAACGAGTCATAGTATTTCCACTCTATTCTAAGTTAGGAACTCCGGACAGTTGCTATTATACTGTTTCATTGGTGTCCATCTGAAGGAACTTGCTATTCACAAGTCAAAGGGAAGAATGTTTTTCTTAAAGAATAAAAACTTTCTTGCATCAATTCACATTAAGAATACTCAATTGCACGTTATAAATAGGAGCCATATAACTATGTTAAAAGTACACAATATAGCAACTGACTGATGTGAAAATCTTCTACGCCCTTGCCGTAGAGCATCTCCGAGAGGTGAATTCTCCAGTCTCATGAACTTCTCTTGGCATGTTCTCATATAGGAAATCTTTCCTACCAGGTAACCGCAAACACCAGCAACTGAGAAGGGAACGTAGTAAAAAGAAAAATTACTTTTAAAGATTTCTAATCATGAATATCTTTACAAAATCTTTATAAACATTTGGATAATACATAGATTAATTTAGGGCACACCAGTTTAGCAACTAGAGGGAGACACATAATTGATTTACTAGAGCAATACCATGACTGAAAGTCAGTTAATAAATCAAGGTCTTTCATAAATATTAAAACTATTTTAACCATTTTGCATTGTTGGTCAAGAAAATATTGCTTGACAGATTGCAAGAATACTCTTCTACAACCAGAGAACTTAGATCAGTAAAAGGTACACTAATTGCTAATTGGTTTCTCCTACGCTTACAAAATGAATACTAACTTCACTCACATGCAACCTTTGGTATGGATCCAAACCTATTTGAAGTAGAAAGGATTCCTAAATGGGAAAAACAATTCAAAATGAACTAAAGCAGGAATTTAATAAATGTGataaaaaaaatattgctttAAAAGATTACCTCTAGAAATGAGAACTTGAGTTACCAGCATGCTCATCCCAGAAAAAGGCAGTGCTGTAAATAACATTAAAACAACTTTAATTATTGTCCCATTGACCAACTGTCTGTGTAAAATTACAGCTTCATTTTAATTGCAGTCTTTTTACATTGAAGATATTTCTGTAATAATATTGATTGCTCAAAATGTCATTAGGCTGAAGGATTGAAAACATTTTTGCACATAGCAGAGAACAAGTATTTTACAAAGATGTGTATTGATATTTCAGAAAAAAACTATTGGCCAACAGCTTTTACAGATAATAAAAAGGAAAGGTTAGGTAAATGTAGGCCCCTTACTGATTGAGACAGTTGAAATACAGAAATGACAGAGGCATTAAAAAAACAGGCTGACATACTTGTAAATTAAGTGTCTAGCGAGAATGAGGAAGTGAAGAAATCTGTCAAAAATAAACAGGCAAGAAAAATTGATGAGTTTGAAAGTTGACAAACCCCAAGGACATTTCAGAACAGCTAGTTCCCAGCAGCCATCAGGCTCTGGACactacactaacctcagcaactatgaacttctaatCGACTGTGTATTTGATTGCATGACAGACTTTGGTTTTCACAATGTTATGGTTACTATAATATTAATTTAATGTAAAATTATATTGTATTTGCATGTTATTGAATTTACGGGCTGTTAATCTGcaacaagtaaaaatgtcattgttccgttgatGATgtgcatgacaattaaacactgttgattCAATCTACATATCAGAATTTTGAAAGAAATTGCTTTAGAAAAAGAGAATATTCTGGTTATCATTTACTAAGGGTCTGTAGATAAGGTTCTGTAGAATGGACTTCACTacgtaagaaaggagggagagaaaagcaGATCTAATAACATGTTAATTTAATATTGTTAGGAAAAGAATAATAGGCCTGAGCAGAGTCAGCATTGAATGCTGTAGGAAAACCACGATTGACTAATCTACTGAAGTTCTTTGAGAATGTGGTAAGTGGAAGAAAAACAGGGGAATCATGGATGCGACGTTTATGGATTTctggaaggcatttgataaagtctctcAAAGCAGATGTAATAATAATGTTGGAGCATGTTCCAGtttttggcccaccttcccaagaTCCTGTTGTAAGCCTTCACTGTTTACAATACCACTAATTTTGGTGACGTCTGCAaatgtagaaacacagaaacatagaaaataggtgcaggatgaggccactaGTCCCTTCGagcaggcaccgccattcattgtgatcatggctaataatccacaatcagtaacctgtgcccaacttctccccatatcccttgattccactagctcccagagctctatctaactctctcttaaattcatccagtgatttggcctccactgccctctgtggcagagaattccacaaattcacaactctgggtgaaaaagttccttctcacctcagttttaaatggcctcccctttattgtaagactatggcccttggttctggactccctcaacattgggaacattttccctgcatctagcttgtccagtccttttataattttatatgtctataagatcccctcatccttctaaactccagtgaatacaagcctaatcttttcaatctttcctcatatgacagtcctgccatcctagggatctatctcgtgaacctacgctgcactgcctcaattacaagaatgtccttcctcaaattaagagaccaaaactgtacacaatactccagatgtggtcttaccagggccctgtacaactgcagaagaacctctttactcctattctgaaatcctctcgttatgaaggccaacatgccattatctttcttcactgcctgctgtacctgcatgtatgACTCAGGTCacctacgttctcatccaaatcattaatacatgacAGAGGAACTTGCATTAATCTCTGCAGCacactactggtcacaggcctccaacatGGAAAAACAACTTActaccaccaccctctctccacctcctatCACGTCAATTACGTATCTAACTTGCTATTTTAGTATtgatatgtttattattgtcacgtgtactaagatgCAGCGAAAAGCtgtttgtgtactatccagtcaaaccatTACAAAAGACACCAGTGCAGGAGCAagtcagcgtgtcagacagcaagCATCTCTGGGAGACATGAATTGATGATATTTCAGGTAGGTTGTCTGATGGAATGCAAACTTAGCTATCCCCCCAATTTAGGACATCAACTTGTGGAACCGGTCTAATTTTTTCTTTGACTATcttaaaactaatagaattatgaCCACAGATCACAAAGTGCTCCCCCCACTGACACATCAATCACGTGCCCAGTCTTATTTCCCGAGAGGAGATCGTTAATGCCTCTCTGGTAATGCCATTTACatgttgttttagatttagaaaacATTCCTCAAAACGCATAAATTCTGAGAGTATAGTAGTAAATTCAGGAAGTATAGTAGTAAAAGTTAAACATATTCAGCTGGCAATGAGAATATTGTAATTGGCAACTAAAGAAATATTTCGTTTCATAATGCAGAACATAAATGGTTATTCATAACTATTGTACGAGTTATGACTTACAAATGCAAAGGTAACTCAACAGACCAGAAACAAATCACAGCAAAATTTATAAATCGACTATCAGCCCAATAACAATGTGTACAGTGATTAAACAAAACTTGTACATACACCTATAGTAGAAGCTCTCCTTATTGCATTCCTTGAAGACTCTCCTTTCTTCATCTGTGGGGATGTATGATGCACCGACTGGACTCTGCAGAATAACACAAGTAGGATTCATTCTATATCTAGTCAGAAAATAAacttaaaataacatttaattgCTCCACATCTACTTTGTAAATAGATGGATAGAACGAAACTGAGCTCCTCAAACTTCTTGATTTGAGGATCAGATTCTGATCTATGATTCTgttgaatttattttttttaaagtgaaatttGTCTCTTCAGTTTCCTTGCCCACATAGTCTTTGAAGGTCAGTTACCAATAAGGAGGatggttattttttaatttaaaataggtTGGCTGTTATATACTTCCAAAATCTATAAGCCTTACATACAGATTAAAACTAGGATGGAACAAACAGTCGTCGATTACTTAGTTCTGCAGCTAGCAAAGAAAGAACCTGCATCCCTGGCTTTTGAGCAAATTAGCTTTAGAGATAGCAAATGCATTGCTCGTCATCATCCAAAATTGCATCGTTTCTAAAGCAGCTCTCACAACTTAACTGAGAAATATGTAGAATCAACAAGGGACTACCAATatacagttagcctgacatcagcatGAGTGAAAATGCAGAAATTTATTAAGTATGTTGTAACAAGGCACCTAGAAcacgaagtgtgtaggaaggaactggagatggtgattgcaccgaagatggacgcaaaatgctgcagtaactcaccgagtcagtctggggaaagggtctagacccgaaaagtcacctattccttttctccagagatgctgcctgactcaccgagttaccccaggattttgtgtctaacatagaacataaaaccagTTGGAGTCAACATGGACATGTGAAGAAGAAATCATATATGatcattctcttggtattgagattgtaagtgtattaattattgtatacaaaaacagggatgtaatgttgaggctctataaggtgctggcaaggccgcatttggaataatgtgagcaattttggacaccatatctgaggaaggatgtgctggcactgaagaggatccagaggaggtttacaagaatgatcccagaaatgattaggttaacttatgatgagcgtttgtcagcactgggcctgtactcactggaggttagaagaatgaggggggacctaattgaaacatacagaatagtgaaaggcttggatagagtggatgtggagaggatgtttccactagtgggagaatctaggactggagatcatagcctcaggattaaaggacgttcttttaggaaggaggagaagaaatttctttagtcagagggtggcaaatctgcggaattctttgccacagaaggctgtggaggccaagccagtggatattttaaggcaaacccctctcaccctggccacaaactccttgaagcacccctctggaaggcgactccagactgtcaaagca
This region of Rhinoraja longicauda isolate Sanriku21f chromosome 1, sRhiLon1.1, whole genome shotgun sequence genomic DNA includes:
- the ociad1 gene encoding OCIA domain-containing protein 1, yielding MARAAAPEQPLDGGGEGKEESGPWPTVGSDQSPVGASYIPTDEERRVFKECNKESFYYRSLPFSGMSMLVTQVLISRGILSTSNRFGSIPKVAFAGVCGYLVGKISYMRTCQEKFMRLENSPLGDALRQGRRRFSHQHSYPKSDFSESTGEDQTLSSPSTFQPDMNSPSSSDYSYTNVSPEPNYKSVPFSSTQSESAPTGIADIPAPVPESEESKPQRKPMTYDELRNKNREQYEVTNTQKADSLHRPTRQRIPSNKAKTNKYGDSWEE